A window of the Hordeum vulgare subsp. vulgare chromosome 5H, MorexV3_pseudomolecules_assembly, whole genome shotgun sequence genome harbors these coding sequences:
- the LOC123398377 gene encoding uncharacterized protein LOC123398377, translating into MEACSSALPTKYAFSQSLTAKLSVPEEKFVATNCLREFNNAYQDGSLKSKDMLYFAIPHKQHWILCCINLLYKQINIFDSDKKLKNDEVYELSNNLVTNFTTLATHAKAFTKLDFMKFTCFNPPDCPQQKTHYDCGIFTMLFMKQWDGKIMANFSKDTYGHRAIITELIITSQLNNQDSTWVLKKN; encoded by the exons ATGGAAGCATGCAGCTCTGCCCTTCCTACCAAATACGCCTTCTCACAGTCCTTGACG GCAAAACTAAGCGTGCCCGAGGAAAAATTCGTTGCAACCAACTGCCTTCGTGAATTCAACAATGCCTACCAAGATGGCTCGCTCAAGTCAAAGGATATG CTTTACTTCGCAATTCCCCACAAACAACATTGGATACTATGTTGCATCAACCTTCTTTACAAACAGATCAACATATTCGATTCAGACAAGAagctgaaaaatgatgaagtGTACGAGTTGTCAAACAATCTG GTTACCAACTTTACGACACTGGCCACGCATGCCAAAGCATTCACAAAGTTGGATTTCATGAAGTTCACGTGCTTCAACCCCCCCGATTGCCCCCAACAGAAAACGCA CTACGATTGCGGAATATTCACAATGCTCTTCATGAAGCAATGGGATGGGAAGATCATGGCCAACTTTTCCAAG GATACATACGGCCATCGGGCGATTATCACCGAACTAATCATAACTTCGCAGCTCAACAACCAAGACTCTACCTGGGTACTGAAGAAAAACTGA